The genomic segment aaaaaaagtaccctattggacagaatagaagtgccccactgggtttccaaggctgtaaatctttccagaagaaAGTCCAtagctttctcctgcagagcagctggttggttcaaaccactgaaacTTTGGATAGCAGTGGAgtacttttaaccactgagctgccCAGGGTCCTGACTGGAATTTAGGATTTCCTAAttggaaaaacattaaaaagaaaaaaaaaaaccagcttgaAATCATGATGGCCCCatatgtgtaagagtagaactatcctccaaaatgttttcaatggctgacttttctgaAGTAGGTCACTAGCCCTTTATTCAAAGGCTCcactgggtggactgaaacctccacaCTTTTGGATAggcagccaagggcattaaccattggcaccacttaGGCTGATGAAACAAATTAATTAAGATTTATTTTGGTATCAGGTTTACTGtgtcagaaataaaaaaaaacaaaggctagCATACTGTGCAGCATTAACAATAAAAGCACAAATGGGAAGTGTTAAGGCTGTCCATTCTTTATGTCCGTAGTGTGTACATGTACTGTCTTAGTTGATAAAATAATTTAGACaattctgatttttgttattgactaTGGAACTGACATAATTTGCCACTGCATCAGGTGGGGCTTGTCTTTTATGAGCTTATAATATTCAAGGAGAACTGAAAGTGTTAAGTGAGGATTTGATTTAAAATTACCATATAAtcccaggagccttggtggtgtagtcgttaagacattgactgctaaccataaggctggcagtttgaatccagctgctccttggaaaccctgtggggcagttcaatctgtcctatagagttgctatgtgtcaaaattgacttgatggcaatgaatttttatACAACCCTTAAATCTCATTTTAGGTATTCATAAATACAAAACTAGACTCAAGACCTTAAATAAAATTCGATTCAATAGTTtttcttaagaaaattaaaaaaaaatagttatcaTGTTTTAATTTTGGTTTAGCATTTATTAGTTAATAAACACATAGATTCTGAAAGAGACATCTTTTCCAGTCTTAGCAAAGGATAGTTGATTAAGCTTCCTGTATCGTtactatgtttatttatttatttaatttccaGGACTGACTTTCAGATTTCAATAAACTGAAGCCATGTTACTGTCAGAGAGAAATAGAAGCACAGCCACGTTCATCCTTTTGGGCTTCTCAGATTGCCCAGAACTGCAGGTTCCCCTCTTCCTGGTATTTCTGGCCATCTACAGTGTCACTGTTGTAGGGAATCTTGGGATGATTGTAATCATCAAAATTAACCCCAAACTTCACatccccatgtactttttcctcagccacctctcaTTTGTGGATTTCTGCTATTCCTCCATCATTGCTCCCAAAATGCTGGGGAACCTAGTTGCAGAAGACAGAAGCATTTCATTTTTAGAATGTGTAGtacaattctttttcttttgtaccTTTGTGGTGACTGAAATCTTTTTATTAGctgtaatggcctatgaccgttttgtggccatttgcaaccctctgctctacacagttgCCATGTCCCAGAGACTCTGTGCTATGCTGGTGGCGGGATCATATACATGGGGAGCAGGGTGTTCCTTGATACTCACATGTTCTGCTTTGAAATTATCTTTTCATGGTTCCAACACAATCAATCACTTCTTCTGTGagttctcctcacttctctcCCTTTCTTGCTCTGATACTTCTCTCAGCCAGTTGCTGGTTTTCATCTTTGCTACATTTAATGTGGTGAGTACATTACTCATCATTGTCACTTCTTATGTGTTTATtgttgtcaccatcttgaaaatgAGTTCAGCCAGTGGACGTCATAAGGCATTCTCTACCTGTGCATCTCATCTGACTGCCATCACCATCATCCATGGCACCATCCTCTTCCTCTACTGTGTGCCCAACTCCAAAAACTCCAGGCACACGGTCAAAGTTgcctctgtgttttacacagtggtgatccccatgttgaatccc from the Loxodonta africana isolate mLoxAfr1 chromosome 7, mLoxAfr1.hap2, whole genome shotgun sequence genome contains:
- the LOC100664628 gene encoding olfactory receptor 5D18-like; its protein translation is MLLSERNRSTATFILLGFSDCPELQVPLFLVFLAIYSVTVVGNLGMIVIIKINPKLHIPMYFFLSHLSFVDFCYSSIIAPKMLGNLVAEDRSISFLECVVQFFFFCTFVVTEIFLLAVMAYDRFVAICNPLLYTVAMSQRLCAMLVAGSYTWGAGCSLILTCSALKLSFHGSNTINHFFCEFSSLLSLSCSDTSLSQLLVFIFATFNVVSTLLIIVTSYVFIVVTILKMSSASGRHKAFSTCASHLTAITIIHGTILFLYCVPNSKNSRHTVKVASVFYTVVIPMLNPLIYSLRNKDVKNTVSKLMDTRVFSY